Within Astyanax mexicanus isolate ESR-SI-001 chromosome 2, AstMex3_surface, whole genome shotgun sequence, the genomic segment TGGTTGTGAAAGCTCTGGTGAGCCAGACACATATGCTGCTTCTGAAGCTGTTAGATTAACTCTTAAATTATAGATTAAATCTATGTCTTACTTGACAACCTCGCTGAAGCCTTATAATGAAGTTTCCCCTCCATAAAATGGTAAGAGTTGGAAAGCTAGTTAGATGTGCTCTAAATAATGTTAAATGTCTTGTTGGGATGTTGGGTATTAGTTATCTACTTTTTAATCAGTGATCACAGCAGTAGTAGCTATTTCAGATCTTTAAATATGGTACAACTATAAACTATTTAATACAAAATGATGAAACAATGTGGTCATTAGGCTAGATTATGCTTCAACAAAATTTGTTAAATGCAAACTGCACAGATTTATTACAAAATATACAATAATCTGTAATGATTTCATTgctttatacttttttttctttatttgtaataCTTTTTTGATTGTCTCAATGTGAACTACAATTGTTTTTCGGATTATACAAATATAGTCTTTCCTATTACTATTCCTATTCCTATTATTGTCCACTCTTTTGCTTTGCAGGCCGGCTAGATGCTTGAATACGCTTCACCACATTCTGAAAAAAGTCACAAGGTGAGTTCACGCTCTTCTTGCAGGTTTAAACTTATGTTCATTCATTTCATTGTTTATTCAGATCCCTCTTTAGCCAAACCGTTGTTGGCATGTAATTCTGCCTGTGTTACAGCAGACTTGATGAAACAGGGCTTATACTTGCCTTCCTCACAGATATGCTGTTGAGTTGAGCTACTCAGTTTGCTTGtacaagaactttttttttttttttttatctttgttaaTATTTTGCTTTATGCAGTTGTTACCTACcctgagaaagtgtgtgagatgATTCTCCCTTACTCACCTGTTACTGTTCACCAATGTTTAGGCAAGCTTATCATGTGCCATGGAAGGAATGCGTGGGTATGTTGTCATATCCTCTGCTAGAACATGCAGCCAAACAGGGTTTGTGCTAGTGTGTGTTTCACAATCAGAGTGCTGCTGCATTTTATTTCCAGTCCTTTGTGACAGTCACTAGTTTCATAAGCCACCACCCAACTGCTTATCTTTCTCCACTCTCAGAGGCAaagaaataaagttttaaaaactctctgtttttatactgtatttctttctttctctctattgttCAGCTTACCGGAGGGGAGGTACCTGTTGGTCCATAAACCCGGTGAAGCGTTCGTGTCCATCTTCAAAGCCAATGATGGAAATAAAACTAGTCGTAGCATCTATGATCTTCAGGCAGTGCACTGTGGCCCCCCTGTCCCTCTGGAGGCCAAGGTGCCCTGGGTTCCTTTAGACCCTTTTCATATACTGCCATTCCACCAGAAATACAAAAGACCACCTTGCACATTTCCACCCTGTCCATATCAAGGAAAAAAGCTGGTAAGTAGCATAATTATATTTATCTTGCATTACCGCAATTGTAAATGTTAATTGATcagtaaagtatattaaatacaaTTATTAGGGATATCCTGATCTGGTCTGCTGCATGTTTTATTGGACTGGGTAACAGCTATCTTAATTTTAGTCCAGTTTCGAGTCTTACTTTTAACCACAATATTCAGTTAATGGCTATTATTgaactgaggagagttctcaaaGATAAAAAACTGAGTTTTACCAATTTGGTTGACAATAGAGATGTAAtggtatgtgtattctttaaaaacCATCATAGTACAGCGGGTCACACTAAGGTTTGCTCAATCTCACGAAGAATACACAGTTCAGGCAACCAAATGAACGTAATGTGGAGCCAAATTTCACAGGTAATTTGCCTCTGTAAACTTTACCTTTACACCGTTGCTAAGTCCATTGCTAAGTCTGCCACCATTGCTAGGTGTTGTGCCATTGCTAGGTGTTGTGCAGTAGCTACTGACCTGACGCAGACCGTTAAACTATTAAGAACTATTAAACTTTGAGAGTGTTTATTTTAAGCACATTTACATTGCAGGAAACTCAGACCAATCACGTGCATTGTAAATTTCCCAAAGGCACTCCACAGCCAATCAGATCTATTCTGATTCAGCTGAGTGGTGAACCCACAGGTACCCATAGGTACATATCGAAAAAAGACAGCAGGAGAATTCGTTCAAATCGCAAAGTCTTAAGTCTtcagttttttttagtaaagaaTGGAGTCATACCTGTTTATTCCTCCCACAGGCAGTTCAAAATGAACACGTCTCCTGTGTTCTGAGACTATAGCGTCTATTAAATGTGGCAGCAGCAACGTGAAATTCCACTACAAATCTAAACACAGATCTTTAGAGCAGTCTCACCACTACTCTAACCTGAACTAACCTGATCCTTCACATGTGTATGGAAATAGAATGGGCAGCGTTTCAGCCCagattgaattaaaataaaaacatgaaacgtcaaactgtacttttttatttactttttctttaatTAAGCAGCTTAGATGCACTTTTCCAAAATCACAATGTTCtatttattccttgtttataCTTGTGGGGGGAAAGAAAGTGGGGACTGTATGCATATCAGATCTGTATTAGTTTATGCTTAGCATTAAAAGATTCTAAATGGATTGAGAGTCAAAATAACTCAATCAGGAAATCCCTGGTATTTATAGTCGATCTGCTTTCTCTTAGGACTAGGTGGGTGTGGTAGAACACCACCTATGGGTGCTATAGAAAAAACTTGTCCTTATATCAGTGAAACTGTAGGCTCTTTTTATGACTATAGCCTTTAAAGATAAACTCTGGTAGATATGACCCAACAATGTGCTTAGAAGAGGCACAACCCTTTACAGATAGCCAAGATAAACAGTCTCCCCTGAGGTGTTTCCATTTTCCCAGCATACTCGTTGATCCACACCAGTGTCTACTGCTGTTATCAGGGCTGCCAGATTGTTCATTCCATTTTCTTGCCAGATAAAACATGTTGAAACtccattttatttccatttaaagtcctttaatttgACTGAAGTCAGATGAACCTCTGTGCATGCAACAATGTGGTTTCTTTATAtgttgtggtaggcccctggggttaggggcgtgaccactgtgacccggaaggaggaagcacacagagatacacagacacggggattaaatgaactcaaacgtacctttattggcttgaaaatgccctccaccacacccaaaataaactcaaaacataactcagcccaatggggctctagagtctctagaatttacttttagtttagttttaaaggtccgtgcagcctcagccctcagctccccagtcaaagtcctccctttgagtgagctgaggctgagttttatacctgtcccagctggctgcttaatcagtccggatgcgggccagctgggacacatAGAGctgtgcgctctggcgtggggcggatccccaactcccccgcctcctcacgccacaatgtAATATACactttatgtccaaatgtttgtggaaaccacttttaatgaatgcattgtaCTCATTAATGATTttgggagttgggaatgaggtggggtggtCTCTTGTCACTGACTGGAATGTAGAGGCAGTTAAAGATAAACTTTTCATTTTTTCAGAAGAAGCCATGAATAAGCAGTTGTGCCAATACTTCTATGTAACCTGTAGAAACAGGGGTCTTTGTGACTACATGCCTTGGAGGTAGAAGCCACACCTTCCCCCTTATGTTCTAAAGTTTGCTCAGTACTTAAAGCTTGCCAGACTAGATGATTATGGTATGTACTTCTCAGCCCCTTAATCACCACAAAAAACTAACAGGAAACTGTATAACGTCAGCTAACATTCTGTATTATTAATTTAGGGATATGAAAAATGTTTTTGAGAGTTGGTTTCGGATAGTAGTGAGGGATGTGTGAAGTTATCTTACCTCCTTGTACATTACAGActataaaccaaaccaaaacaaccCTTAgctttaaactgttaaactgcCTGAACAAATCTTCCTGTTGCAAAAAGCTTAAGCAGAGTGGTTATTATATTATCAGACCACAAACTAATGGACATACACTGTGTGGactataatacactgcctggccaaaataaataaataataagtcgccacctggatttaactaagtaaatgatgtggattgatgctgcagttggtcaggtctaggttcagcaacaggaTGTGCTGAAATAATTAGgccagctgactacctgaatatactgaatatagagcaggttattccatcaatggattcttttcttccctgatgacacgagcatattccaagatgaatatggcaggattcatggggctggaattgtgaaagagtggatcaggcagcatgagatcatcattttcacacatggattgttcaccagagtccagaccttaacctcattgagaatatttggtatgtgctggagaaggctttgtgcagcggtcagactctaccatcatcaatgctgcaagatcttggtgaaagaTTTGTACAGCACTGAATTGAAATAAGTCTTGtgtcattgcagaagcttatagaaacaatatcacagtgaatgcgtgcgtgctgcaatcaaagcaacgaaatatgtgtgtgtgaccatttttttgtccaggcagtgtattaggacacctgcttatttctcccaaaatcgaaggctattaaaaagagttttagGTATTTATCCTGCCCAATTCAGTTCCctaggtggacggtcgtttccggttgagggtatgctgtgcacgattggctgcCGTGCTTCACAGGCTGTTTGTAGAAGAGTGATGAGCGtaaatgattgtgtgtaaaacgtgattgaaagACATCTCTGGGTGTCTAGAAATgctctatataagtgtaacttcattcatttgttcattcattcattttttcattcattaagGAGGTTTTGATTACATTCAGTGAGATTAGCAAGATCAGGATTTTGCATATTccccaccccacctcatctcAAAAGAATTGGATGGGGCGCAATGATTCCAGAGATCACAGCTACAGAGCTCAATGCTGGGTGGTTAATACCCCTTTAGCCCACACCATATCAGGACCAGGGAGACGTATTCATTTTGGCAGTGCTTCTCTACAGGAACTGAACAAGAAatttcacatctgtgtcagcaatgggtgtgaCTTTGATATGTATTGGACTGTACATGTCTAATAGTGGCTTTAATTAAGAGACTGCTATGTGTGAACTGTGCTACTTAGTCCACAGACCAGTATCATCAGGCTCTTTCCTAACTCTCTTTGTTTGTAACGCATGTATTTAAACAGGCAGGAGGGAACAAAGGAGCAAAGCATGCTAACACTCCAAATAATCCACCACGAGGAACTCAGCAGTTTGCAGCCGTGCCCGGGCAAAAtcacaagaagaaaaagaacaagaaaaaaaacaaaccaaacaaatggaCAGAGAAGATGAAGAACAAACAGAAGAAAGAAATACAGATAAAAAAGAAGAGCAGTGAGCAGGGATAGGACTAGGACTCTTGTCTTGAATATGTAGGCAGAACTCAGTGGCGTCAGGAGGTGCTTACGTTAGAGTGGGTCTAATCAGGGAAGGATCGAGGTAGATTATTATTTGAGAAGCTTAGGTTTGAGGACGAGGAGTTTTCCTGAACTGATTTATGTAAGTAAATTCCACGCaaacagtataatttatttttcttaattttttttttagaaaatcctTCTTCAAAGTTAAAAGTTTTGAAATGTATGCAAGCTAGTTGACCTTTGTAATGTTTTGTATTCTTACTTTTATTTGTATAATAAGAATGAATAAATTAGTTAttgatataaactattttaaagtgTTGGTTTCTTTTATTTGCTTTCAGGTGCACACATATTGATACTTTATACAGTGTAGGCTGTGTATGCTTTGTGTACATATTGATGGACTAATCTGAAATAGTGAAATTATTGTCACTATCCTGCCTAAACCTTTATTCTTTTTAACATAATGTAAATATGTCTTTATATTGTGTTTTCTAAacaatttcatgatgaatagaggaatataaatgctttaaatgacaatatacagctctgaaaaaaaattaagagaccccttcagtttctgaatcagtttctctgattttgctatttataggtatatgtaaaattaacatcgttgttttattctataaactacggacaacatttcttccaaattccaaataaaaatattgtcatttagaggatttatttgcaaaaagtgagaaatggctttcagaccttaaataatgcaaagaaaacaaattcatattcataaagttttaagagttcagaaatcaatatatctTGTTCTCCTcagccagtcttacacactgcttttggataattttttgctcctggtgcaaaaattcaagcagttcagcttggtttgatggcttgtggtcatccagaggttttcaattagcgAAAATcaaaggaaactcatcatttgtacaTTAAAGTTCCTTCATTCTACTTTAAAGTTATCATTTTCATTTTGAAGATACAAGTGTTTTGCAGGACCACAGTTTTGTGCTGGAGCCCTGGTGAATTAAATACTATTTTAAGCACTGACGTGATCTGTGAGTAAATTGTTTTGGTGGTTATTAAGTTCTTAGGTTTTAATGACAAGTTTGAAAccccttattattattttttttacccttaTTTTTATCTTCTTTGTCTTTGAATGACTTAATAGCAATCTTTAAACAAACGTTTAGGTGTGTTAGTATATTAGACACCAAAAAAAATATCAGTTAGCATTCATAGTTTTCTGTAGAACTGCACTGTGTACCTTCTTTCTCAGTTTGGTACGAACATGACTTATCTTTGCCAAacttacttttaattattattaattgcacTGCATGGTAGACTCCGTGAGCCACAGTTTCCAATAGTTTTCCTCTGAGAAAAGTTGCTCACTGCCACTGAAAATTACACCCAGATCTGTGTGTGCTCAAGTATCTTTCATCAAAGCAGGGGGTTAAAGAGGTGTGGCAGTCTGAGCTTGGAGCAGAACAGTGTGGAGGAGGCAGGACTAGAATGCTGCTGGGAGGGAATAAAGATACTGGCAGTGGCCCTGGTATTTAACCACCACACCCATCTCACAACTCATAGCTGGGACTCTGCTGTGCATCATTCTTACGCTGCTCACAAAGGTAAGTTTATtaccagagctatatatataatatatatctagAAGAAACATTCAGATTTGCATGGTACtggaaaatgtgcttttttttaaacatgtattgCCAAAAATTGCATTGATTAAGATTACAGAACCAGAGCTGCAGTTATTTGTGGTGATAACATTTGTTATCAAGGAGATTAATGATAATCTGTATTGATAAATCTTTATCAGTACATTAGCAGTGCTTCTTAAAGCAGTGCTTGCACAGAAGTTGCAGTATCTTGATGGGCTGTTCTTCACATGCTTCAGAGACTTTTCCCCAGCATGTTCTCTCATGGGTGTGTCTCCTTTCACAGTTCTGCTAATGATAGTCTTTGTCTGCTGTTTGCACACAATCTGATAATAAATGAACCCAACTTACCCACACTTCTCAGTCAGTGCAAGGCTTTAGTTATGATGTTTGTGTGGTTTCTATGGCGATAAGGGTGTCAGGATGCATGACTGAGATTTTGGCTTGGGGAACAATAACCAGGAAGTCTGCACTCTGGCAGTACCCTCCAGatatgtgcttttttttattggatgaCAACTGATCCTCTATAGCCAGATAAATCTCAGCTGGTATTTCATTCTTCAAAGTGACTTTTTTCCCTTTTAAAGGAATGTATCCCTCAAAGAAACAAGCTGAAAATGATTAAACATCTGTTGATTTTGCATGATTGAGATGCTGTCAAGTGACTCAAAGCTCCCATAATGAATTAAGGCCTTAGCACACTTAGGTTTGTGGGGAAAGAACTTAAGAAAACAGGACATTCATCTCAGTGAGCTAACATAACCTTTGCTTTCTTCAACTTGATTACATAACCCTCACTCTGACTCTGACTCAGGCAGCAGCATGGAATTCTTAAAGGCCCCTCATCTCAATTCCCAGCTTGAGGTTTTACAGAAGTGGATTACAAACCTTAGACTAAAtgaaaactaaatgaaaaaataaaacatcaatgcatTATCTCTGAATTATCTCTTACAGAAGGTCAAAGATGGCTCTGGTAGCTGAATTCCTAGGTCAAATCACATTTAACCTTGGGGTAAGTTCCTTCAGGATTAACAAGAACACGATTTTAAGACAGCTTTGAGCTGTAATTCTACTTCTATAAAGTATATAATAGAATAATCTGTCTACACATCTCACACActcaaccctttttttttttttttcctaggcCAACGAGCCCACCTACCCCACTGTGGTTCCTGCACCCGACTTTGATCCTGACAAAGATGCTGCCAGAATTGAGACCGCTATCAAAACCAAAGGTATGGAATGATCACGTTTCCTTTTCTCTGACTGTGTAATAAAAGATGGCTCTCTAAGTGTTCCTGCAGCATTAAATAGCACAGCTAAAACGATTTTCGTAAAACCAACTTTGTGTGCTTTAATTCTGACCAAATGTTGGCCAGATTCAGCTCTGCTGGTGAGTCACCATCCTGTCTGGGAGCTGTTAGACCTCGTATGGAAAGTTTTCTGGGCGAGGCCTTTGTGGCTGCAGCCTGCAATCTACTGCCTGCAAGCTCTCTAGTGCTCCCTCTCTACCAGCCTGTTAAACAACATTTTACTGCAGAATAGAACCTCATATGGCCAATTCATGATGGTGATGATCTGATTATCTTATACTTAGACAtgattattcttattattctgcagttatttttgtttgatacatagaaaaatacagctctggaaataaaataagagaccacttaaaaatgatgagtctctttaatataatcaagaggaagatggatgatcacagccatcaaagcaagatgaactgcttgaatttttgcacctggagaggcataaagttatccaaaagcagtgtgtaagactggtggaggaaaccattccaagatgcatgaaaactgtgattaaaaaccagggttatttcaccaaatatagatttctgaactcttaaaactttatgaatataaacttgtttttttatttatttatttattcatcatttGTACATAATTCCTATATATGCAGCAAAATGAACTGTAAATCTGTACATTCTTAGTTTATATATTAATGCAATGTAaatttaaacagtaaaatactgtatgtattagggctgcaactaatgattattttggtagtcgactaatctgatgatttttttgaaaagtcaacaattatttctgccatgttcttcattctaaaaatgatagaaacagttgaacatgagatttaaaagacatttaaatgtctaaatgttgtttaagtgtggagagtactgatatttagtgattaaatatgtaatctgttgtgtttgggcacttttgaagacaCAGACTTCAAAAGTTCAAGttgtgtgtaaactgtgtgagtgagtcatatttacccatctcccattgtgtttctgcCCAAagtactttgtgtaatgcggtactgttacatattaacgattagtcaacaatgaaatttgtagtcgacaaatttaaataatcaatatcGACTATCGactatatcgactaatcgttataGCCCTAGTATGTATAGTATTACTTATGTCTCTATATTGTGTTGTTTACTATTAGGAGGGACTATGCACCTCTGCACCAAGTTTTTCAATAACCTTTGAATCTATGTTAATATGATGTGACAATAATCTAATTTGAAATTGATTTGattttgctatatttattttaggtGTGGATGAACAGACTATTATTCAGGTCCTCACCAAACGGACGTATGCCCAAAGGCGGGAAATTGCCTTTGCGTATGAGAGAAGAGCCAAGAAGGTAAGAATTTAGTATTATTCTTATTTAAAACCAAATTGTCTGCAGTTGTTTAAAATTTCAGATTTTTGGGATCattaaattaccttttttttctgctttttcctTTGCAGGATATGATTTCTGCCCTCAAATCGGCACTGTCTGGCTCACTGGAGACAGTCATTCTGGGTCTGATGAAAAGCACTGCTCAGTATGATGCCTCTGAGATCAAAGCCTCTATTAAGGTAGGACTAACCCAACCAACAATATCATAATACTTTTAAAAGTATtataaaattcagattttttttaggatTAATGAAGTTTACACTCTTAAAAGTAAGGGTTCTGATCGATGCCTAACAgtggaagaaccacttttggttgcatcaagagtcaagaggcttttattgtcattacatctgagtacagttacacagtgtaacgaaattaggttcctccagaaccatggtgcaacatggaagaaCAATACAATAGATACGCATAAAGTGCAAAACTATATcgctacaataaatacaataaatactgcAGATGAGACTGTGTAttcttgtgcaaaaaaaaaaggttttctcaTCATAATGTTGTTTAAAATGCAACATTGAGAACCAATTTGTAAAGGTGATGAGTGTGACAAacctataaattaataaaaaacctTTAGATAGATTTCTTCTAACATTCAGAATGTGGCATAGCATTGCTTGAATAACAATTTGcagcagctttatttttaagagtgtaggaaAAGTGCATACCTCATCCCTCCTGTATCATGTCTGCAGGGTTTGGGGACAGATGAGGAGAGCCTGATTGAGATCGTCTGCTCTCGGAGCAATGCTGAACTGATGGAGATAAAGAAAGTCTACAGAGAACGTAAGATCATTTTTAAACAAAAGTATAAGATGTTCTGGCAATAAATGAATGTGgattaaatatgaaaaaataatgtattgtgcTTTCTGTGCAGTGTTCAAGAAGGAATTGGAAAAGGATGTGGCTGGAGACACATCAGGAGACTTTGCTAAACTGCTGCTGGCTCTAGTGGAGGTAGGGGGTAATCTTTTCACACTAAATACGTTATTAGTTTATCCTGCCATCTGAACTACTATTATACATTTAGCATTGTTTTTAACACAATCTGGTTCTCAACAGGCCAAGAGGGCTGAGCCCAGCAGTGTAGTTGACTATGAAAAGATTGATGAAGATGCCAGAGTAAGTCCTGATGTCTCTGTAGGTTTTTATTGCCTCTGTGTTTAAGGTATATTTAATAAAGACATCTTTATATAAGAAACATACTCATCAATGTTGTCCTCTTGCCAGGCACTGTATGAAGCTGGAGTGAAGAGGAAAGGCACAGATGTTAAAACCTGGATCTCAATCATGACAGAGAGGAGTGTCCCTCATCTGCAGAAAGGTACCTGATCCCGATCAGTTCTTTGATAGTATCTACAAAACCTACATTCATTTTACTTTGTCTGTTTGTGTAACAATCAATTCTCTCTTCAGTGTTCGACAGATACAAGAGCTACAGCCCGTATGACATGCAGGAGAGCATCAGGAAGGAAGTGAAAGGAGATCTGGAGAAGTCTTTTCTTACATTGGGTACATACTTTTAACAACTACAGTACAGACAAACATTTAACGCTGTTCgtattaaattatacattttacgAATATATCAGTCAAacaacttttattttcatttgggtGAAAGAAGTGAGGGTGActcatttacaatgccgctgagcatttacacattaaaagggattaaaaacgtttaataagaaattagaactACTCAggaacaaaaaagtgaaaaataataaataaaagaaatacaaatttaaattgacatttagtatagatgaataaaatatatatgtgaaaagaaaaaaaaatctaataagaCCTtaaaaattgacacataaaaagtaaagaatttttaaaattttaaataaactaaaagataataatagtaaaagtaaagtaaactgataagaatgataagaaatgatgaaATGGATAATAACGAGCtaagaacaaataaaaatataagaattaaCATAAACTCTAGTGATTTTTGTTCGAACACGTGTCCAGAGCGGTGAGCAGCCATAGCTGCTGCATCCAGGGAGAAGTGAGGTTAAGGGTCATGCTGGAGGGCTGAACAGTGGGTGCTGGCAATGGGTATCAAACCCACTGGATTTTAAACCTGGATGCATCCCAGTTGCATTTGAATTCCTTATACCGACTGTTATCTAAGTATGAAGTAGGCAGTATAGATGGAAGTGTCAAAGTTTAATATTCTCAATATCCACCATACATACTCCCTAATGGTCAGTTTTTGAACAACGTTTTAGAATTTAACagtgaatggatcaatagaaatgcccAAAAATGGCTTGAAACTAATTAATTTACAtgttacattgatttccattgaaagtgaagaaggtttttctttcttctttaaaGTTGCAAAATTTTTGGAAATACACAcaaaaggtttttgtgtgactaCATTATGTTTTATTGTGCTATTCTTGTCACATTTTATATATGCTTTATGTTATGAAAGGTATTCTCATCATAATGATAGTTGAAATGCAATattaaattaaatcgtttttgaaacaaaattgtaatcaaaTCTTTGCTGATTCCTACAACTCTTAGAGATactgaaaagaaaaacaaaaaacaaatattaccaaacaaatatttaccaaaaaacattcATTTGTATTCCCTGGAATATTCTTTAATTCTGTACTATTTATTAAGAAATAcgattttttttgttacttttacgCTGCATTAGCTTCATCTCACGTCTGTAAACTTGTTCTTTGCAGTCCAGTGCTTTGAAAACAAACAACTCTACTTCGCCAACAGACTCAGTGACGCCATGAAGGTAATTGCATTTCTTCttaatactacttttttttttcttctctttttctcatgagtttggcaaaaaaaaaaatgttgaaaagttCAGCTCTCTGTGGTCTAGCTGCTGACGTGGCACAAGACTTTCTGTGAGGTTGCATCAGGCTCCACAAGACTCTTTAAtgtgcctttgtgtgtgtgttcacgtgtgtgtgtgtttcagagtaaAGGAGCGAAGGAGAAGGTGGTGACCAGGATCATGGTGTCTCGCTGTGAGGTGGACCTGAAGAAGATCAGGTCTGAGTTCAAGGCCCAGTTTGGGAAGTCTCTGTACCAGACCATCTTTGTAAGTTTCTCACATAAAGACGCTCATAAACACAGTGTTGTTGTTAAAACAAAGGCTTACTGACGTCGCCTGTGTTGTGCGCTGTGTTTGTAGGAGCACACTAAAGGAGACTACCAGGCGGCTCTGCTGAGTCTGTGTGGTGGAGATGACTGAAGTGGACCGTAGGTCACTGTAGAATTCCAGCAGCCACCAGGATGCAGTTGAGCCTCAGTCATGAAGGCCACGCCTCTGATCTGTCATAAATAAACTGGACTCACAAACAGGATTGTATAATGTCCTGTCAAGATATCCTGTAGATAATACATCTCAACGTGCCAATATAACATGTTTGAAGTATTGACTTTTGAATTTGAGTGGTCAGACCTATGTCATTAAGCTTATATGAATTTTGGGACCAGTTTTAATGCACAT encodes:
- the LOC103044821 gene encoding annexin A2 gives rise to the protein MALVAEFLGQITFNLGANEPTYPTVVPAPDFDPDKDAARIETAIKTKGVDEQTIIQVLTKRTYAQRREIAFAYERRAKKDMISALKSALSGSLETVILGLMKSTAQYDASEIKASIKGLGTDEESLIEIVCSRSNAELMEIKKVYRELFKKELEKDVAGDTSGDFAKLLLALVEAKRAEPSSVVDYEKIDEDARALYEAGVKRKGTDVKTWISIMTERSVPHLQKVFDRYKSYSPYDMQESIRKEVKGDLEKSFLTLVQCFENKQLYFANRLSDAMKSKGAKEKVVTRIMVSRCEVDLKKIRSEFKAQFGKSLYQTIFEHTKGDYQAALLSLCGGDD